A window of the Radiobacillus deserti genome harbors these coding sequences:
- a CDS encoding transporter substrate-binding domain-containing protein — translation MKKRLLALLALVLSTGLLAACGTGDSTSGDSDGEKTYTVATDANFQPFEYKNPESGEMEGFDIDLIKAIADEAGFNVEFKTMEFDGLLASMRSGKFPIGIAGISITDKRKETISFSDSYYDSGLILAVPKDSDITSIDDVSGLKVGARQGSTAEAYLKENTDAEVVAYPEIVTAYMNLEKGRLDAVLYDLPNVTYYIKENAPDKLKTVGDVLEGQPYGIAFPKDSELVDPVNEALSTLKEDGTYDEIYKKWFGTEPPQ, via the coding sequence ATGAAAAAGAGATTACTAGCTTTACTTGCACTTGTTTTATCCACCGGTCTATTGGCTGCGTGCGGAACAGGTGATTCTACCTCTGGAGATTCAGATGGAGAAAAAACATATACAGTTGCAACAGATGCGAACTTCCAGCCTTTTGAATATAAAAACCCAGAATCCGGTGAGATGGAAGGGTTTGATATTGATTTAATCAAAGCAATCGCAGATGAGGCTGGCTTTAATGTAGAATTCAAAACGATGGAGTTTGATGGGTTACTTGCTTCCATGCGTTCTGGAAAATTCCCAATAGGAATAGCTGGTATTTCCATAACGGATAAACGAAAAGAAACCATCTCCTTCTCCGATTCTTACTATGATTCTGGTCTGATTCTTGCAGTACCGAAGGATTCTGATATCACATCCATTGACGATGTGAGTGGATTAAAGGTTGGTGCACGCCAAGGTTCCACTGCTGAAGCATACTTAAAAGAAAATACTGATGCGGAAGTTGTTGCCTATCCAGAAATCGTAACGGCTTACATGAACCTTGAAAAAGGCCGTTTAGATGCAGTGCTTTATGACTTACCAAACGTGACCTACTACATTAAAGAAAATGCACCAGATAAGCTTAAAACGGTTGGTGATGTGTTAGAAGGTCAACCATATGGAATCGCCTTCCCTAAAGACTCTGAACTTGTGGATCCAGTGAACGAAGCACTTTCCACCTTGAAAGAAGATGGTACGTATGATGAAATCTACAAAAAATGGTTCGGTACAGAGCCTCCACAATAA
- a CDS encoding amino acid ABC transporter permease, translating to MDQLANTPYIQSLPFLFQGLYWTVIITVLGLFFGFILGGIFGIGKLSKVKLIRAISTVYVEIVRGTPILAQVLFLYYGLTEDLIGISINAFTAGVIAIAINAGAYIAEIVRGAVYSIAPGQREAGRSLGLSEKQTLRYIIWPQAFKRMIPPLGNQFVISLKDTSIFSVIAIPELVYMGRQYYNSTFEIFETLLMVCLLYLLITIPTSIYLRRLERKLDV from the coding sequence ATGGATCAATTAGCAAATACACCTTATATCCAGTCCCTCCCCTTTCTTTTTCAAGGGTTATATTGGACTGTTATTATTACCGTTCTCGGACTGTTCTTCGGCTTTATTTTAGGAGGAATCTTTGGAATTGGTAAACTATCCAAAGTTAAACTTATTCGAGCAATATCTACTGTGTATGTAGAAATTGTCCGTGGAACCCCTATCCTCGCTCAAGTATTATTCTTGTATTATGGGTTGACGGAAGATTTAATCGGAATCAGTATTAACGCTTTTACTGCCGGTGTTATCGCCATTGCTATTAACGCAGGTGCTTATATTGCAGAAATTGTAAGAGGTGCGGTTTATTCGATTGCACCAGGTCAAAGAGAAGCTGGTCGTTCTCTAGGGCTGTCCGAAAAACAAACATTACGATACATTATCTGGCCACAAGCCTTCAAAAGAATGATCCCACCACTAGGGAACCAATTCGTTATTAGTTTAAAAGATACGTCTATCTTTTCTGTAATTGCTATTCCAGAATTAGTCTATATGGGAAGACAATATTATAATTCTACATTCGAAATATTTGAAACTTTACTCATGGTTTGTTTACTATATTTATTAATAACAATCCCAACATCAATTTATTTAAGAAGATTAGAAAGGAAGCTGGATGTATAA
- a CDS encoding (Fe-S)-binding protein, protein MKTKEMENIQQAFKEKMDYDELLNCMRCGFCLPSCPTYIESGKDEAHSPRGRIALMKAVVDGEIEPDEDVKRSLDMCLGCRACEPVCPSGVNYGHLLEQARDIIYQNKKPSLPARVIRKSVFYGLFPYQNRLISMTGLLGLYQRSGLQKMTQKSGILNLLPDSMQLMERVLPKVPTRKEMKNRPYHLPAITPKKKKVAFFSGCLMDTMFLHTNDATTKLLQVAGCEIVIPKSQNCCGAIHGHSGEKKKGKALAKQNIQAFEEAEVDYIITNAGGCGAFLVDYGHLLQDEPEWKERAKAFSAKIKDISSILVELDFHKTPLKVEDQIVTFQDSCHLRNVQRIFLEPRKLLSSIEGVHYVEMKDADRCCGSAGIYNIVESDMSMKILDYKMEQTKATNAKTIVTANPGCLLQMKLGIEKEGLSNTVRAVHIVDFLLEAFEKTNG, encoded by the coding sequence ATGAAAACAAAAGAAATGGAAAACATTCAGCAAGCTTTTAAAGAGAAAATGGATTATGATGAGTTACTAAATTGTATGCGTTGCGGCTTTTGCCTTCCAAGCTGCCCTACCTATATCGAATCCGGAAAAGACGAAGCGCACTCTCCAAGAGGGAGAATTGCGTTAATGAAAGCGGTAGTAGACGGGGAAATCGAGCCCGATGAAGATGTCAAACGCTCTCTTGACATGTGCTTAGGCTGTCGGGCCTGTGAACCTGTCTGCCCATCCGGTGTTAACTACGGACATTTGCTAGAGCAAGCAAGGGACATCATCTACCAAAATAAAAAACCATCTCTTCCTGCAAGAGTGATAAGAAAATCTGTATTCTACGGACTTTTTCCCTATCAAAATCGCTTAATTTCGATGACTGGATTACTTGGATTATATCAACGATCAGGGCTTCAAAAAATGACACAAAAATCTGGAATCTTAAACTTACTTCCTGATTCTATGCAGCTCATGGAACGGGTCTTACCAAAGGTACCAACAAGAAAAGAGATGAAAAATCGTCCTTATCACCTACCTGCGATTACACCAAAAAAGAAAAAGGTTGCTTTTTTTTCTGGATGTCTCATGGATACGATGTTTCTCCATACAAATGACGCGACAACCAAGCTTCTGCAGGTAGCAGGTTGTGAAATTGTCATTCCAAAATCCCAAAACTGTTGTGGAGCGATACACGGTCATAGTGGAGAAAAGAAAAAAGGAAAAGCATTAGCGAAGCAGAATATTCAAGCCTTTGAAGAAGCGGAAGTAGACTATATTATTACAAACGCTGGTGGTTGTGGTGCTTTTCTCGTAGACTATGGGCACTTGCTACAGGATGAGCCGGAATGGAAGGAGCGTGCCAAAGCATTCTCTGCCAAAATTAAAGATATATCTAGCATTCTCGTAGAACTAGATTTTCACAAAACTCCGCTAAAAGTGGAAGATCAGATAGTAACCTTTCAGGATTCCTGTCACCTCCGAAACGTTCAAAGAATATTCTTAGAGCCACGTAAGCTCTTATCTTCTATAGAAGGAGTACACTATGTCGAGATGAAGGATGCAGATCGCTGCTGCGGATCGGCTGGAATTTATAACATTGTAGAATCCGACATGTCGATGAAAATTTTAGATTACAAAATGGAACAAACCAAAGCAACGAATGCCAAAACAATCGTAACAGCAAACCCTGGTTGTTTATTGCAGATGAAATTAGGGATTGAAAAAGAAGGTTTAAGTAATACTGTACGTGCCGTACACATTGTGGACTTTTTACTGGAGGCTTTCGAAAAGACGAATGGCTAA
- a CDS encoding amino acid ABC transporter ATP-binding protein, producing the protein MITVKDLHKSFGSLEVLKGIDAEIKEKEVVCVIGPSGSGKSTFLRCLNLLEDITSGHVEIDGIDLTEKSTDINKLRTDVGMVFQHFNLFPHKTVLENITLAPIKVKGMSAEEAKKIGLPLLKKVGLSDKADVYPDSLSGGQKQRVAIARALAMNPKVMLFDEPTSALDPELVGDVLEVMKELAQEGMTMVVVTHEMGFAREVGDRVIFMDEGIIQEEGDPDQIFSNPQNPRTQSFLSKIL; encoded by the coding sequence ATGATTACCGTAAAAGATTTACACAAATCGTTTGGCTCATTGGAAGTACTGAAGGGCATTGACGCAGAGATTAAAGAGAAAGAAGTAGTTTGTGTCATCGGTCCTTCTGGTTCAGGTAAAAGTACGTTCCTTCGCTGTTTAAACCTACTAGAAGACATCACCTCTGGTCATGTCGAGATAGATGGAATAGACTTAACCGAAAAATCAACCGATATCAACAAGCTTCGAACAGACGTAGGAATGGTATTCCAGCATTTCAATCTTTTTCCACATAAAACGGTATTAGAAAACATTACACTAGCACCGATTAAAGTGAAAGGGATGTCCGCAGAAGAAGCGAAAAAAATTGGCTTACCATTATTAAAAAAAGTTGGGCTTTCTGACAAAGCCGATGTGTATCCTGATAGCTTATCTGGTGGACAAAAGCAACGTGTAGCGATTGCCCGTGCACTCGCAATGAATCCAAAAGTTATGCTTTTTGACGAACCGACATCCGCCTTAGATCCAGAGCTCGTTGGGGATGTACTAGAGGTAATGAAGGAGCTCGCCCAAGAAGGAATGACGATGGTCGTCGTGACCCACGAAATGGGCTTCGCTCGTGAAGTAGGAGATAGAGTTATCTTCATGGATGAAGGAATTATCCAAGAAGAAGGCGATCCTGATCAAATCTTCTCCAATCCACAAAACCCTAGAACACAATCGTTCTTAAGTAAAATTTTGTAG
- a CDS encoding DinB family protein: MNTKELILQQFKACHNTNTWFVSLKTALEGLNYEQVSNKSENSTNTILEIVNHLYFYNQLELNRFKNLPDNSSVEDNNDTFNNVQETSWEILVEQLLKTMTHWENEIESCAEKNLEKSIDSLTYINLHNAYHIGQILHIRKSLGLWDENKGIHYTF, from the coding sequence GTGAACACGAAAGAACTTATACTGCAACAATTTAAAGCATGTCATAATACAAACACTTGGTTTGTATCTTTGAAAACTGCATTGGAAGGACTGAATTACGAACAAGTCTCAAACAAAAGTGAAAATTCTACAAATACGATATTAGAGATTGTTAATCATCTATATTTTTATAACCAACTTGAATTAAATAGGTTCAAAAATTTACCAGATAATAGTAGTGTGGAAGACAATAATGATACATTTAATAACGTACAAGAAACAAGTTGGGAAATTCTAGTAGAACAACTTCTAAAAACTATGACACATTGGGAAAATGAGATCGAGAGTTGTGCAGAAAAGAATTTAGAAAAATCCATAGACAGCCTTACTTATATCAATTTACACAATGCGTATCATATAGGACAAATTTTGCATATTCGAAAGAGTCTTGGCTTATGGGATGAAAATAAAGGAATTCATTATACCTTTTGA
- a CDS encoding AbrB/MazE/SpoVT family DNA-binding domain-containing protein has protein sequence MRSTGIVRRVDQLGRVVLPKELRASFQIEERDPLEIFTEEDKIILRKYESNLACAITGEISNENKVFCNGKLVLSPEGIELLKNELNRT, from the coding sequence ATGAGAAGCACGGGTATTGTGCGAAGAGTGGACCAACTTGGTCGAGTTGTTTTACCTAAAGAACTGCGAGCAAGCTTCCAAATCGAAGAAAGGGATCCATTAGAAATTTTCACAGAAGAGGACAAGATTATTCTTCGAAAATACGAATCGAATTTAGCTTGTGCCATAACAGGAGAAATTTCTAATGAAAATAAAGTCTTTTGTAATGGAAAACTAGTTCTCAGTCCTGAAGGCATTGAATTATTAAAGAACGAACTAAATAGAACATAA
- a CDS encoding ribose-phosphate diphosphokinase, with the protein MAQTYENSRLKVFSLNSNPDLAAEIAANIGVKLGKCSVNQFSDGEVQISIEESVRGCDVFVVQSTSEPVNQHIMELLIMIDALKRASAKTINVVIPYYGYARQDRKARSREPITAKLIADLIQKAGATRVISIDLHAPQAQGFFNIPVDQLIGIPILSDYFEKKQLEDVVVVAPDHGSVKRARQLAERLKAPIAIIDKRGPREYIAGETNIVGNIENKTVILIDDIIDTGNRVSTGTNVLRQNGAKEVYACCTHPVLSGMAIEKIKDSDVKELVVTNSIYLPEEKRLDKITQLTIAPLLSEAIIRVFEYQPVSPLFEDHN; encoded by the coding sequence ATGGCTCAAACGTACGAAAATTCCCGACTGAAAGTATTCTCGTTAAATTCCAATCCAGACCTTGCTGCAGAGATTGCAGCCAACATTGGAGTAAAGCTTGGTAAATGCTCCGTGAACCAATTTAGTGATGGTGAAGTTCAAATTAGTATAGAAGAAAGTGTCCGCGGATGTGATGTATTTGTCGTTCAATCCACAAGCGAACCGGTTAACCAACACATCATGGAACTCCTCATTATGATTGACGCATTAAAACGTGCTTCAGCGAAGACCATTAATGTCGTTATTCCATACTACGGATATGCCCGCCAAGATAGAAAAGCACGTTCTAGAGAGCCTATTACAGCAAAGCTAATAGCTGATCTAATCCAAAAAGCAGGAGCAACCCGTGTCATTTCCATTGACCTTCACGCTCCGCAAGCACAAGGCTTTTTCAATATACCAGTTGACCAACTTATCGGTATTCCTATCTTAAGTGATTATTTTGAAAAGAAACAATTGGAGGACGTTGTAGTTGTTGCACCTGACCACGGAAGTGTAAAACGTGCTCGTCAGCTTGCTGAAAGGCTTAAAGCGCCAATTGCAATTATTGATAAGCGTGGTCCAAGAGAGTACATAGCTGGAGAAACGAACATTGTTGGGAACATTGAAAATAAAACGGTTATTCTTATTGACGATATTATTGATACTGGTAACCGTGTGTCTACAGGTACAAACGTGTTACGCCAAAACGGCGCAAAAGAAGTTTATGCATGTTGTACACATCCTGTACTTTCTGGCATGGCCATTGAAAAAATTAAAGATTCCGACGTGAAAGAATTGGTTGTAACCAATAGCATTTACTTACCGGAAGAAAAACGATTAGACAAAATTACACAACTTACCATTGCCCCACTATTAAGTGAAGCCATTATTCGCGTGTTCGAATATCAACCAGTCAGTCCATTATTTGAAGATCATAATTAA
- a CDS encoding L-threonine 3-dehydrogenase, with protein MKKILVTGALGQIGSELVPQLRELYGADQVIATDIRRLENRVVNSGPFEILDVTNGKALLDIAKEHRVDTIIHLACLLSAKAEDNPLMAWNINMNGTLHALEAARELNTKFFTPSSIGAFGPTTPADQTPQDTIQRPTTMYGVNKVSGELLCDYYYTKFGVDTRSVRFPGLISYETLPGGGTTDYAVDIYYKAIEEGTYTSYINKGTYMDMMYMPDAIEAIIQLMEADPEKLIHRNAFNVTAMSVEPEDFAKAIQKHIPSFTLQYDVDPVRQAIADSWPNSIDATAAKFEWGFEAKYDLEKMTADMLEKLKAKQLVHASQK; from the coding sequence ATGAAAAAAATTCTAGTTACTGGCGCATTAGGTCAAATCGGTTCGGAGCTTGTTCCACAATTACGTGAATTGTATGGTGCAGACCAAGTTATCGCTACAGATATTCGACGATTAGAAAACCGTGTTGTAAATAGTGGTCCATTTGAAATTCTCGACGTAACGAATGGAAAAGCACTACTTGATATTGCAAAAGAGCATCGAGTGGATACGATTATACACCTCGCTTGCTTACTTTCTGCAAAAGCGGAAGATAATCCGCTAATGGCCTGGAACATAAATATGAATGGAACCTTACATGCACTAGAAGCAGCTCGAGAGCTCAACACGAAATTTTTCACACCAAGTTCGATTGGCGCATTCGGACCAACAACTCCTGCGGATCAAACCCCACAGGATACCATCCAGCGTCCCACTACAATGTATGGGGTTAACAAAGTCTCAGGTGAACTGCTTTGTGATTACTACTACACGAAATTCGGAGTGGATACAAGAAGCGTTCGTTTCCCTGGCCTAATTTCATACGAAACGCTACCGGGTGGTGGAACAACGGATTATGCGGTAGATATTTATTATAAAGCAATAGAAGAAGGAACGTACACATCCTACATTAATAAAGGCACCTATATGGATATGATGTATATGCCAGATGCAATCGAAGCTATTATTCAACTAATGGAAGCAGATCCGGAAAAATTAATACACCGAAATGCATTTAATGTAACGGCGATGAGTGTCGAACCAGAAGATTTTGCTAAAGCCATTCAAAAGCATATTCCATCCTTCACCTTACAATACGACGTAGATCCGGTTCGTCAAGCAATTGCAGATAGTTGGCCAAATTCCATTGATGCAACTGCAGCTAAATTTGAATGGGGATTTGAAGCGAAGTATGATTTAGAAAAAATGACGGCAGATATGCTTGAAAAACTAAAAGCAAAACAGTTAGTGCACGCCTCTCAAAAATAA
- a CDS encoding glycine C-acetyltransferase, whose amino-acid sequence MTSSKLNQFLNENLEDLKSQGLYNEIDPVKGANGPIIHVNGKDLINLSSNNYLGLATDARLKNVAKQAIDSHGVGAGAVRTINGTLDLHLKLEEKLAQFKGTEAAIAYQSGFNCNMAAISAVMDKNDAILSDELNHASIIDGCRLSKAKIIRVNHSDMEDLRQKAKEAVESGLYNKIMIITDGVFSMDGDVAKLPEIVEIAEEFDLMTYVDDAHGSGVLGKGAGTVKHFGLQDKVDFQIGTLSKAIGVVGGYVAGKQNLIDWLKVRSRPFLFSTSLTPADVAASTAAIDLLMESSELQEKLWENSEYLKKGLSALGFDIGHSETPITPCIIGDEKTTQQFSKRLNEEGVYAKSIVFPTVPKGTGRVRNMPTAAHTKDMLDQALAIYEKVGKEMNLI is encoded by the coding sequence TTGACTAGTTCAAAACTAAATCAATTTTTAAACGAAAATCTAGAAGACTTGAAATCACAAGGGTTATACAACGAAATCGATCCCGTAAAAGGTGCTAACGGACCGATCATCCACGTGAACGGAAAAGACCTAATCAACCTTTCATCTAACAACTATTTAGGACTTGCAACAGATGCACGCCTTAAAAATGTTGCCAAACAAGCTATCGATTCACACGGTGTTGGGGCTGGTGCGGTCCGCACTATTAATGGGACATTAGATCTTCACCTAAAACTCGAAGAAAAACTAGCTCAATTCAAAGGAACAGAAGCTGCTATTGCCTATCAATCTGGATTTAATTGTAATATGGCGGCGATTTCAGCTGTCATGGATAAAAACGATGCTATTCTTTCCGATGAACTAAATCACGCTTCCATCATTGACGGATGTCGCCTTTCCAAAGCAAAAATCATTCGCGTGAATCACTCGGATATGGAAGACTTACGCCAAAAAGCGAAAGAAGCGGTAGAATCTGGTCTTTACAATAAAATCATGATTATCACTGACGGCGTATTTTCCATGGATGGAGACGTTGCCAAGCTTCCAGAAATCGTAGAAATTGCCGAAGAATTTGACCTTATGACCTATGTCGATGATGCCCACGGATCTGGCGTGTTAGGAAAAGGTGCAGGTACAGTAAAACATTTCGGGCTACAAGATAAAGTAGATTTTCAGATTGGAACACTCTCTAAGGCGATTGGAGTAGTTGGTGGATATGTAGCTGGTAAACAAAATCTAATCGATTGGCTAAAAGTTCGTTCTCGTCCTTTCTTATTCTCAACTTCCCTAACACCTGCTGATGTAGCAGCAAGCACAGCAGCAATTGATCTATTAATGGAAAGCAGTGAGCTTCAAGAAAAGCTTTGGGAAAATAGCGAGTACTTGAAGAAAGGGTTATCCGCACTCGGCTTTGACATTGGACACAGTGAAACACCCATTACACCTTGTATTATCGGGGATGAAAAAACGACACAACAATTTAGTAAACGTTTGAACGAAGAAGGCGTATATGCGAAATCTATCGTCTTCCCAACTGTCCCGAAAGGAACTGGACGTGTTCGTAATATGCCTACTGCTGCGCATACCAAGGATATGCTAGACCAGGCACTTGCCATTTATGAAAAAGTCGGAAAAGAAATGAACTTGATTTAA
- a CDS encoding bifunctional diguanylate cyclase/phosphodiesterase, which yields MDYSSSYWKSKKFGLRIMVAISAVVGLFVLMFFVSKSMIAHNTIHHLEEVMDEVTFDIEADATQLMSDLQQLGETVQKEKDLYMKSIEEVNGYLEGISVLSPLIDGGTVVDADGDVVGFYPSDIAPVKNLSDRTYVQEAIKSKSIYISNIVQTKTNRSVIVVAVPILKGNKVERVVNLSIRLGDNKLYDVLGRSIAAKGLPNTYIVDEQGSIIFDSEIDRLGKENQYPEVTEKALNKESGHMKVTLENERTMYAFYHYIPSMRWGIVSFVPTNPPSHIVRAYLPYGIMMLGGFTLLAMLVFLLVQSRTRKQLQTLSNAMEQVSAGDFTQKVTGIDSSSQVGVVASKFNDMMRDLEQAREDIKAQTLLREQQRRFLNRVVNNNPSPIYVMDWDGKYLLVNYEYASLFNQTPEEMIGKTEAEVNPNLKSAERTLEINREVMDTNTELRDEEYFFDYQGNMRWFQYGKVPIISLEEDRMHVLYVGTDITDLKRQEEQIRHLAFHDELTSLPNRKMFKKELEDLLVYMEEKTDYLSALLYFDLDRFKYVNDTFGHEAGDVILQDISYRIQQCVEAKGAIFRLGGDEFTVLLPHIKDRQEAAETSKQILTCLTEPYDYKGHRIIITASIGISLFAANHSSVDTIVKQADIAMYQSKLQGKNTFRFYSEEMETEVSTRLRLEVDLQQALKRDELSIHYQPIIDNQSGKMVGMEALLRWEHSKLGYISPGTFIPIAEEIGLIEQIGNWVLRNACYKAKYWQDQGYPPVKLSVNLSALQLKNNAIVQRVNNILEETKLEPKWLELEITESSVMENKDKVIQILKQLRQLGVSVAIDDFGIGYSSLNSLESLPIDTLKIDKTFVGKLEEKTSDVILSAILDLAEKLKLTVVAEGIETEEQHRYLKEKYCHKLQGFLFSQPLNEEWFGNFLERLK from the coding sequence ATGGATTACTCATCATCCTATTGGAAATCTAAAAAATTTGGGCTTAGAATTATGGTCGCTATTTCTGCTGTGGTGGGGTTATTTGTCTTGATGTTTTTTGTTTCAAAGAGCATGATTGCTCATAATACCATCCATCACCTTGAAGAAGTAATGGATGAAGTGACTTTTGATATTGAAGCAGATGCAACTCAATTAATGTCAGATCTCCAGCAGTTAGGGGAAACGGTTCAAAAAGAAAAGGATTTATATATGAAGTCGATTGAAGAAGTGAATGGATACTTGGAAGGTATTTCTGTTTTATCTCCTTTGATTGATGGGGGGACGGTAGTGGATGCGGATGGGGATGTTGTTGGTTTTTATCCTTCCGATATTGCACCTGTGAAAAACCTTTCGGATCGTACTTATGTACAAGAAGCTATCAAGTCGAAGTCTATATATATATCTAATATTGTCCAAACCAAAACAAATCGCAGTGTAATCGTGGTCGCCGTCCCTATTTTAAAGGGGAATAAAGTGGAGAGAGTTGTCAATCTTTCCATTCGTTTAGGTGATAATAAGCTTTATGATGTGCTCGGCAGGTCGATTGCAGCAAAGGGACTTCCTAATACGTATATCGTAGATGAGCAAGGCTCGATTATCTTTGATTCGGAGATTGATAGACTCGGAAAAGAGAATCAATATCCTGAAGTTACAGAAAAGGCTTTAAATAAAGAATCTGGTCATATGAAGGTAACATTAGAAAATGAACGAACGATGTATGCTTTTTATCATTACATTCCTAGTATGAGGTGGGGGATTGTTAGCTTTGTTCCAACCAATCCACCCTCTCATATCGTTCGGGCGTATCTTCCGTACGGAATTATGATGCTTGGTGGCTTTACTTTACTCGCAATGCTTGTGTTTTTGTTGGTTCAATCCAGAACGAGAAAACAGCTACAAACCTTATCTAACGCAATGGAACAAGTAAGTGCAGGAGACTTTACACAAAAGGTGACAGGAATTGATTCATCGTCACAAGTGGGAGTTGTTGCCTCCAAATTTAATGATATGATGAGGGATTTAGAGCAAGCAAGAGAAGATATCAAGGCACAAACTTTATTACGGGAGCAACAAAGAAGGTTTCTTAACCGTGTTGTGAATAACAATCCAAGTCCAATCTATGTGATGGATTGGGATGGAAAATATCTCCTAGTAAATTATGAGTACGCGTCCCTATTTAATCAGACGCCGGAAGAGATGATAGGCAAAACAGAAGCAGAAGTTAACCCTAATCTAAAGAGTGCGGAACGAACGCTAGAGATTAATCGAGAAGTAATGGATACGAATACAGAATTACGGGATGAAGAGTATTTCTTCGATTATCAAGGGAATATGCGATGGTTCCAGTATGGGAAAGTTCCTATTATATCTTTAGAAGAAGATCGCATGCATGTTTTGTATGTAGGTACAGACATTACAGACTTAAAGAGACAAGAGGAGCAAATCAGACATTTAGCTTTCCATGATGAATTAACTAGTCTGCCGAATCGAAAAATGTTTAAAAAAGAGCTAGAAGATTTGTTGGTATATATGGAAGAAAAAACAGATTATCTGTCAGCATTACTATATTTTGATTTAGATCGTTTTAAATATGTCAATGATACATTCGGTCACGAAGCTGGAGATGTCATCCTTCAAGACATCAGCTACCGCATACAGCAATGTGTGGAGGCTAAGGGTGCTATTTTTCGGCTCGGTGGGGATGAGTTTACAGTCCTTCTTCCACATATTAAAGATAGACAAGAGGCAGCGGAGACATCGAAACAAATCCTGACCTGTCTAACAGAACCTTACGATTATAAGGGTCACCGTATTATTATTACAGCAAGTATCGGAATTAGTCTGTTTGCAGCGAATCACTCTTCGGTGGATACGATTGTGAAACAGGCAGATATTGCGATGTATCAGTCGAAGCTTCAAGGGAAGAACACATTCCGATTCTATTCTGAAGAAATGGAGACAGAAGTTTCTACGAGACTTCGATTAGAAGTGGATCTTCAGCAGGCTTTAAAGCGGGATGAGCTTTCGATTCACTACCAACCTATTATCGATAATCAAAGTGGAAAGATGGTCGGAATGGAGGCATTGCTCCGATGGGAGCACTCTAAACTTGGTTATATTTCTCCGGGTACCTTTATCCCAATCGCAGAGGAAATTGGTCTTATTGAGCAGATTGGGAATTGGGTGTTAAGAAATGCTTGTTACAAGGCGAAGTATTGGCAGGATCAAGGGTATCCTCCAGTAAAGCTATCGGTAAACCTCTCTGCTCTGCAATTAAAAAATAATGCTATTGTACAGCGTGTAAATAATATTTTAGAAGAAACAAAGCTGGAGCCGAAATGGTTAGAATTAGAGATTACAGAATCGTCGGTTATGGAAAATAAAGACAAAGTGATTCAAATTCTGAAACAGTTAAGACAATTAGGGGTAAGCGTGGCGATTGATGATTTTGGAATTGGATATTCTTCTTTGAATTCTTTAGAAAGCTTACCAATTGATACATTAAAAATCGATAAGACGTTTGTAGGTAAGTTAGAGGAAAAGACAAGTGATGTTATTTTATCCGCTATATTAGATTTAGCCGAAAAACTAAAGCTTACGGTTGTGGCGGAAGGTATTGAGACAGAGGAACAGCATCGTTATTTAAAGGAAAAATACTGTCATAAGCTACAAGGATTTTTATTCAGTCAGCCGTTGAATGAAGAATGGTTTGGAAATTTTCTAGAACGATTAAAGTAA